The following are encoded together in the Poseidonibacter lekithochrous genome:
- the bamA gene encoding outer membrane protein assembly factor BamA: protein MKNKVVLFSLACATALSANTIKTIEYKNLSKISPKIVNETLDIKVGDELDNKKLNKAIKKFYDFGYFDDIAIYENNGNLELNFKEKPSIAKIEIKGYKSREDDIESLKSIIKLRKGSMYTKKRVQDAKSTLLDMLENDGYIYSVVETEVEKLNEHSVKLTFNVNKGDEIIIKKANYYGADNLDQGDFDTVTANKEEESVSWWFGRNDGEVNIDQLKYESRRINELYFEKGYLDAEVKEPFLNIDFASNQAKLDFFITEGKKYKTEDIKIFLDSSIVDPETIYPELKLIVGNTFNIKRLRKDQEYIKTQVANKGYAFAVVRFDIQKNEKDGKVKVVFNVIPGKKVYINDVKIAGNTRTLDRVIRRNVYLAPGDLFNLTDFKDSRSKLKRTRFFEDVKIEQKRVSEDKVDILVDVTEASTGNLILGGGYGSYDKLMISASVSDANIFGSGLSLGVSTDLSARKSKFAISLKNPAINDSEYNGQVEIHNSKSEINRDEYDVDKKTQGFSVSVGKQVIRDMYAGLRYRFDLIDENYNYDKAGREGNPLYFQDTDYITSSITPYVNFDNTDDFYLPREGYKAQTSLEIAGVGGDSKYLKSTSSFKYFYSIEDLTELDWIIRYKTQLRILSDMGQINQGDSLYLGGPKTLRGFKSYAFGPNNDQGLVEDPYKKSWTNSVEVNFPLIESAKMRWGLFYDYGMIGQSTFDEISRMSTGALLEWNSPVGPLQLIFAQPLNDKEGDDTSSFEFSLGSSF, encoded by the coding sequence GTGAAAAATAAAGTAGTACTATTTTCTTTAGCGTGTGCAACAGCATTAAGTGCAAACACGATAAAAACAATTGAATATAAAAATTTAAGTAAGATTTCACCTAAAATTGTAAATGAAACATTAGATATTAAAGTTGGTGATGAACTAGACAATAAGAAGTTAAATAAAGCAATTAAAAAGTTTTATGACTTTGGTTATTTTGATGATATTGCCATTTATGAAAATAATGGTAATTTAGAATTAAATTTTAAAGAGAAACCTTCAATTGCTAAAATTGAAATTAAAGGTTATAAGAGTAGAGAAGATGATATTGAATCTTTAAAATCTATTATAAAACTTAGAAAAGGATCTATGTACACTAAAAAAAGAGTACAAGATGCTAAAAGTACATTATTAGATATGTTAGAAAATGATGGATATATTTACTCTGTAGTTGAAACTGAAGTTGAAAAACTAAATGAACACTCTGTTAAGTTAACATTTAATGTTAATAAGGGTGATGAAATCATTATTAAGAAAGCTAACTATTATGGTGCCGATAATTTAGATCAAGGTGATTTTGATACGGTTACTGCAAATAAAGAGGAAGAATCAGTTTCTTGGTGGTTTGGTAGAAATGATGGTGAAGTAAATATTGATCAGTTAAAATATGAATCAAGAAGAATTAATGAATTATATTTTGAAAAGGGATATTTAGATGCTGAGGTTAAAGAACCATTTCTAAATATTGATTTTGCATCTAATCAAGCAAAATTAGACTTTTTTATTACAGAAGGTAAAAAATATAAAACTGAAGATATTAAAATATTTTTAGACTCAAGTATTGTTGATCCAGAAACTATTTATCCTGAATTAAAATTAATTGTTGGAAATACTTTTAATATTAAAAGGTTAAGAAAAGATCAAGAGTATATTAAAACTCAAGTAGCAAATAAAGGTTATGCTTTTGCTGTTGTTAGATTTGACATTCAAAAGAATGAAAAAGATGGGAAAGTAAAAGTAGTATTCAACGTAATTCCTGGTAAAAAAGTATATATCAATGATGTAAAAATTGCTGGTAATACAAGAACACTAGATAGAGTTATTAGAAGAAACGTATATTTAGCTCCAGGAGATTTATTTAATCTTACTGATTTTAAAGACTCTAGATCAAAGCTAAAAAGAACAAGATTTTTTGAAGATGTAAAAATTGAGCAAAAAAGAGTATCTGAGGATAAAGTTGATATTTTAGTTGATGTAACAGAAGCATCTACTGGAAACCTTATTCTTGGTGGTGGATATGGATCTTATGATAAATTAATGATTAGTGCATCAGTTAGTGATGCAAATATCTTTGGATCAGGGTTATCATTAGGTGTAAGTACAGATTTATCAGCAAGAAAAAGTAAATTTGCCATTTCTTTAAAAAATCCTGCTATTAATGACAGTGAATATAATGGACAAGTAGAAATCCATAATAGTAAATCTGAAATTAATAGAGACGAATATGATGTAGATAAGAAAACTCAAGGTTTCTCTGTATCTGTTGGTAAACAAGTAATTAGAGATATGTATGCCGGTTTAAGATATAGGTTTGATTTAATAGATGAAAATTATAATTATGATAAAGCTGGTAGAGAAGGCAATCCTCTTTATTTCCAAGATACTGATTATATTACTAGTTCAATTACACCTTATGTTAATTTTGATAATACAGATGACTTTTATCTTCCAAGAGAAGGATATAAAGCTCAAACATCTTTAGAAATAGCTGGAGTTGGTGGAGATTCAAAGTATTTAAAATCTACATCATCATTTAAATATTTTTACTCAATTGAAGATTTAACAGAGTTAGATTGGATCATTAGATATAAAACTCAATTAAGAATATTATCTGATATGGGACAAATTAACCAAGGTGATTCATTATACTTAGGAGGACCTAAGACTTTAAGAGGATTTAAATCTTATGCCTTTGGACCAAATAATGATCAAGGTTTAGTAGAAGATCCATATAAAAAATCATGGACAAATTCTGTAGAGGTTAACTTTCCTCTAATAGAAAGTGCAAAAATGAGATGGGGATTATTCTATGATTATGGAATGATTGGTCAAAGTACTTTTGATGAGATATCAAGAATGAGTACGGGTGCATTATTAGAATGGAATTCTCCTGTTGGACCATTACAATTAATTTTTGCACAACCTTTAAATGATAAAGAAGGTGATGATACATCTTCATTTGAATTCTCACTAGGATCAAGTTTCTAA
- the metG gene encoding methionine--tRNA ligase produces the protein MEESCKNVYITTPIYYVNDVAHIGHAYTTIIADMLARYSRLTGANTYFLTGTDEHGQKIAQSAEQRGKTPKEYADEVSGKFKTLWDDFDISYDKFIRTTDDEHKTGVQKAFETMYNKGDIYKGDYEGYYCVSCETFFTEKQLVDEQFCPDCGKPTNIVKEESFFFKLSKYEDKLIEWYEQNEDCILPRAKKNEIVNFVKGGLRDLSISRTSFDWGVKLPESINEPDHVMYVWLDALMNYITALGYGTDDKNMNHWPASTHLVGKDILRFHAIYWPAFLMSLDLPLPKHIAAHGWWTRDGEKMSKSKGNVVDPKQVADAYGLDAFRYFMLREVPFGQDGDFSQKALMDRINSDLGNDLGNLLNRISGMSGKYFDFKVTSKDVVKFHKKELDEVEAILENIEDYLYKMQLNRYLEDIWKVLTIANKAIGDYEPWAKMKEGKEDEAMALVALITNIMARVSLLLDSVMPDKIGKIAASLGITIDNATYVSLIKNKEIIADTTITKVEQLFPRIEEILLEQAKPAVVSKAVAEEKCNKKEEKSEEDDNLITIDKFFETSLKIGTIVEAEEVPKSKKLLKLQVDLGEGRNRQILAGIKEFYNAADLVGTQACVVANLKSAKLMGMLSEGMLMAAKDENGLSLIRPEAPKKIGTKIS, from the coding sequence ATGGAAGAATCTTGCAAAAATGTATATATAACAACACCAATTTATTATGTAAATGATGTAGCACACATCGGTCACGCATATACTACAATTATCGCAGATATGTTAGCTAGATACTCTAGATTAACTGGTGCAAACACTTATTTTTTAACAGGAACTGATGAGCATGGTCAAAAAATTGCTCAAAGTGCAGAACAAAGAGGAAAAACTCCAAAAGAGTATGCTGATGAAGTTTCTGGAAAATTCAAAACATTATGGGATGATTTTGATATTTCTTATGATAAATTTATTAGAACTACTGATGATGAACATAAAACAGGTGTTCAAAAAGCATTTGAAACAATGTATAACAAAGGTGATATTTATAAAGGTGATTACGAAGGTTATTACTGTGTATCATGTGAGACATTCTTTACAGAAAAACAACTAGTTGATGAACAATTTTGTCCTGATTGTGGAAAACCTACAAATATTGTAAAAGAAGAAAGTTTCTTCTTTAAATTATCTAAATATGAAGATAAATTAATTGAATGGTATGAACAAAATGAAGATTGCATTTTACCAAGAGCTAAAAAGAATGAAATTGTTAACTTTGTTAAAGGTGGATTAAGAGATTTATCTATCTCTAGAACTTCTTTTGATTGGGGAGTAAAACTTCCAGAATCTATTAATGAACCTGATCATGTAATGTATGTTTGGTTAGATGCTCTAATGAACTATATTACAGCATTAGGTTATGGAACAGATGATAAAAATATGAATCACTGGCCTGCATCTACGCATTTAGTAGGAAAAGATATTTTAAGATTCCATGCTATTTATTGGCCAGCATTTTTAATGTCTTTAGATTTACCATTACCAAAGCATATTGCAGCTCACGGTTGGTGGACTAGAGATGGTGAAAAAATGTCTAAATCAAAAGGTAATGTTGTAGATCCTAAACAAGTTGCGGATGCTTATGGTTTAGATGCATTTAGATACTTTATGCTTAGAGAAGTTCCTTTTGGTCAAGATGGTGATTTCTCACAAAAAGCATTAATGGATAGAATTAATTCTGATTTAGGAAATGATTTAGGAAATCTACTTAATAGAATTTCTGGAATGAGTGGAAAATACTTTGATTTTAAAGTTACTTCTAAAGATGTAGTAAAATTCCATAAAAAAGAGCTTGATGAAGTTGAAGCTATTTTAGAAAATATCGAAGATTACTTATATAAAATGCAATTAAATAGATATTTAGAAGATATTTGGAAAGTATTAACAATTGCAAATAAAGCAATTGGTGATTATGAACCTTGGGCAAAAATGAAAGAAGGTAAAGAAGACGAAGCTATGGCTTTAGTAGCTTTAATTACTAATATCATGGCTAGAGTTTCTCTTCTTTTAGATTCTGTTATGCCAGATAAAATTGGAAAAATTGCAGCTTCTTTAGGAATCACTATAGATAATGCTACTTATGTTTCATTAATTAAAAATAAGGAAATTATTGCAGATACAACTATTACAAAAGTTGAGCAATTATTCCCAAGAATTGAAGAAATTTTATTAGAACAAGCTAAGCCTGCTGTTGTTTCAAAAGCAGTTGCTGAAGAAAAATGTAATAAAAAAGAAGAAAAAAGTGAAGAAGATGATAACTTAATCACTATTGACAAATTCTTTGAAACTTCTCTTAAGATTGGAACAATTGTAGAGGCTGAAGAAGTTCCTAAGTCTAAAAAACTTTTAAAGTTACAAGTTGATTTAGGTGAAGGAAGAAATAGACAAATCTTAGCAGGAATTAAAGAATTCTATAATGCTGCTGATTTAGTTGGAACACAAGCTTGTGTTGTTGCAAACTTAAAATCTGCAAAATTAATGGGTATGTTAAGTGAAGGAATGTTAATGGCTGCTAAAGATGAAAATGGCTTATCTTTAATTAGACCAGAAGCTCCTAAAAAAATCGGAACAAAAATAAGCTAG
- a CDS encoding M16 family metallopeptidase, with the protein MSAIIKHIEINDIKVPVVFEEQKSLPTLNLQLVFQNSGYIQDKNKSGLVSLSSRLLNEGTKELGSTEFAQKLEENAISLTASNGFETFVIELSNLKDVSEKSIKLLTKLLKSPNYSEDTLNKLKTIQIGALKRKENDFDYTAKNLLKSTLFKDTPLENPSSGTIDSLSKIELKDVKKFLNKTINLNNLIIVAGGDFDYKEFTKLITPLLKTLEAGKKQEMSKISLNSKKQEETLIKDTQQAYIYFGSSYNVDVKDSDAYKAKVASFILGGSGFGSRLMEEIRVKRGLAYSAYGYVSINKSHSFFSGYLQTKNETAKEAQHLVNELVAQFVKKGVTQDELDAAKNFLTGSEPLRSETLSQRLNRAFTLYYRGLEQDHSTLELEKIQDLKLDDLNEYIKSHKEINNLTFSIVRK; encoded by the coding sequence ATGAGTGCTATTATAAAGCATATTGAAATAAATGATATAAAAGTACCTGTTGTTTTTGAAGAACAAAAAAGTTTACCAACACTAAACCTTCAATTAGTTTTTCAAAATTCAGGATATATTCAAGATAAAAATAAAAGTGGTTTAGTTAGTTTATCTTCAAGACTTTTAAATGAAGGAACTAAAGAGTTAGGTTCAACTGAATTTGCTCAAAAGTTAGAAGAAAATGCTATTTCTTTAACTGCATCTAATGGTTTTGAAACTTTTGTTATTGAACTATCTAATTTAAAAGATGTATCAGAAAAATCTATTAAATTACTAACAAAACTTTTAAAGTCTCCAAATTATAGTGAAGACACATTGAATAAACTAAAAACTATTCAAATTGGTGCTCTTAAAAGAAAAGAAAATGATTTTGATTATACAGCTAAAAACTTATTGAAATCTACACTTTTCAAAGATACTCCTTTAGAGAATCCTTCTTCTGGAACAATTGATTCTCTTTCTAAAATTGAATTAAAAGATGTAAAAAAGTTTTTAAATAAAACTATTAACCTTAACAATTTAATTATTGTTGCAGGCGGTGACTTTGATTATAAAGAATTTACAAAACTAATTACTCCTTTATTAAAAACTTTAGAAGCTGGAAAAAAACAAGAGATGTCAAAAATATCTCTTAACTCTAAAAAACAAGAAGAAACTTTAATTAAAGATACTCAGCAAGCGTATATTTATTTTGGAAGTTCATATAATGTTGATGTTAAAGATTCTGATGCTTATAAAGCTAAAGTCGCTTCATTTATTTTAGGTGGCTCTGGTTTTGGTTCAAGACTAATGGAAGAAATTAGGGTTAAAAGAGGTTTAGCTTATAGTGCTTATGGTTATGTATCTATTAATAAATCACATTCTTTCTTCTCAGGATACTTACAAACAAAAAATGAAACAGCGAAAGAAGCTCAACATTTAGTTAATGAATTAGTTGCACAGTTTGTTAAAAAAGGTGTTACGCAAGATGAACTAGATGCTGCGAAGAACTTTTTAACTGGAAGTGAACCTTTAAGAAGTGAAACATTATCTCAAAGATTAAATAGAGCATTTACTCTTTATTATAGAGGTCTAGAGCAAGATCACTCTACATTAGAGTTAGAAAAGATTCAAGATTTAAAACTTGATGATTTAAACGAATATATAAAATCTCATAAAGAGATTAATAATTTAACATTCTCAATAGTAAGGAAATAA
- the mobB gene encoding molybdopterin-guanine dinucleotide biosynthesis protein B, with amino-acid sequence MNKKRLAVAFSGPSNSGKTTAIVKVSNILQDRGFKVCIIKHDPKDKARFDKPGKDSYKFSETGADVAVVSPNKTTLLKKDTSTIDEMIELFDNFDYLLVEGLKTLDLPRISIFRDRLDETYFSVTNAIASDETIDKNEIPSTIDKLDLNNPDELIVWIDKNAKRV; translated from the coding sequence ATGAATAAAAAAAGATTAGCAGTGGCATTTTCAGGGCCATCAAATAGTGGAAAAACTACGGCAATTGTTAAGGTATCTAATATCCTTCAAGACAGAGGTTTTAAAGTTTGTATTATTAAACATGATCCAAAGGATAAAGCTAGATTTGATAAACCAGGTAAGGATTCTTATAAGTTTAGTGAAACAGGTGCTGATGTTGCAGTTGTTAGTCCTAATAAAACAACTTTACTAAAAAAAGATACTTCAACAATAGATGAGATGATTGAGCTTTTTGATAACTTTGACTATTTGTTAGTTGAAGGATTAAAAACATTAGATTTACCAAGAATTTCTATATTTAGAGATAGATTAGATGAAACATATTTTTCTGTAACTAATGCAATCGCAAGTGATGAGACTATTGATAAGAATGAAATACCTTCTACTATCGATAAATTAGATTTAAATAATCCAGATGAACTTATTGTTTGGATAGACAAAAACGCAAAAAGAGTATAA
- a CDS encoding class 1 fructose-bisphosphatase: MQEILKAIEEASIKIKDLIETGDTGKSEQENSTGDTQLKLDIASDVIIEDIFKEIPSIKAIVSEEQEAIVPLNEDGEYLIAYDPLDGSSLVDVNLSVGSIYGIYKNEFNAQNIVASVYVVFGPRVEIVVATDDVKMYRLKHGKFEFIQNIVLKEKGNLKAPGSTQNCWAPYHKQMVDDIFNDGYRLRYSGGMVPDLHQILLKGGGLFSYPGTTDRPKGKLRQLFEVFPFAYTYEKAGGQAIDGFKRALEVETTHIHDTTPCFFGSNNEINRVLEVYKNNG, translated from the coding sequence ATGCAAGAAATATTAAAAGCAATTGAAGAAGCTAGTATTAAAATTAAAGATTTAATAGAAACTGGTGATACTGGTAAAAGTGAGCAAGAAAACTCAACAGGTGATACACAATTAAAACTTGATATTGCAAGTGATGTAATTATTGAAGATATTTTTAAAGAGATACCATCAATTAAAGCAATTGTTTCAGAAGAACAAGAAGCTATTGTTCCTTTAAATGAAGATGGTGAGTATTTAATTGCTTATGATCCATTAGATGGATCTTCTTTAGTTGATGTAAACTTATCTGTTGGTTCAATTTATGGAATCTATAAAAATGAATTTAATGCACAAAATATTGTTGCTTCAGTATATGTTGTATTTGGACCTAGAGTAGAAATTGTTGTTGCTACTGATGATGTTAAAATGTATAGATTAAAACATGGTAAGTTTGAATTTATTCAAAATATTGTTTTAAAAGAAAAAGGTAATTTAAAAGCTCCTGGTTCAACACAAAATTGTTGGGCTCCATATCATAAACAAATGGTTGATGATATTTTCAATGATGGATATAGATTAAGATACTCTGGTGGTATGGTTCCTGACTTACACCAAATCTTACTTAAAGGTGGTGGTTTATTCTCATACCCAGGTACTACAGATAGACCAAAAGGTAAATTAAGACAATTGTTCGAAGTTTTCCCATTTGCTTATACTTATGAAAAAGCTGGTGGACAAGCTATTGATGGTTTTAAAAGAGCATTAGAAGTTGAAACTACTCATATTCATGATACTACTCCTTGTTTCTTTGGTTCAAATAATGAAATCAATAGAGTATTAGAAGTATATAAGAATAATGGCTAA
- a CDS encoding dehypoxanthine futalosine cyclase has product MNENKIDREILNRRITNEEALDLIKNASLLELGELATEKKSQLHPEKTTSFIVDRNINYTNVCWVDCKFCAFYRHGRDEDSYVLKFDEIDQKIDELLEIGGTQILFQGGVHPKLKIDYYEELVSHIHTKYPQITIHGFSAIEVKYISKVSKISILEVLKRLQAKGLSSIPGAGAEILSDRVRDIIAPNKMDSEDWIEVHRLAHSIGMKTTATMMFGTVETDEEIIEHWELLRKLQDESGGFRAFIMWSFQGANTKLLAEIPDIKPQSSNRYLRLLAVSRIYLDNFMNMQSSWVTQGSYIGQMALKFGANDLGSTMMEENVVKAAGASNRMNQDEMIRLIKDVGENPAKRNTAYEILERF; this is encoded by the coding sequence ATGAATGAAAATAAAATTGACAGAGAAATTCTTAATAGAAGAATTACAAATGAAGAAGCATTAGATTTAATTAAAAATGCTTCTCTTTTAGAATTAGGAGAATTAGCAACAGAAAAAAAATCTCAATTACATCCAGAAAAAACTACATCTTTTATTGTTGATAGAAATATTAACTATACTAATGTATGTTGGGTTGATTGTAAGTTTTGTGCTTTTTATAGACATGGACGAGATGAAGACTCTTATGTATTAAAATTTGATGAAATTGACCAAAAGATTGATGAATTACTTGAAATTGGTGGGACTCAGATTTTATTCCAAGGTGGTGTTCATCCTAAACTTAAAATTGATTATTATGAAGAATTAGTTTCTCATATTCATACTAAGTATCCTCAAATTACTATTCATGGTTTTTCAGCTATTGAAGTAAAATACATTTCAAAAGTATCTAAAATATCTATTTTAGAAGTTTTAAAAAGATTACAAGCTAAAGGTCTAAGTTCAATTCCAGGAGCTGGAGCTGAAATTTTATCAGATAGAGTAAGAGATATTATTGCTCCTAATAAAATGGATAGTGAAGATTGGATAGAAGTTCATAGACTTGCTCATTCAATTGGTATGAAAACTACTGCTACAATGATGTTTGGAACTGTTGAAACAGATGAAGAGATTATTGAACATTGGGAGTTACTTAGAAAACTTCAAGATGAATCAGGTGGATTTAGAGCATTTATTATGTGGTCATTTCAAGGAGCTAATACAAAATTATTAGCTGAAATACCAGATATTAAACCCCAATCTTCAAATAGATATTTAAGATTACTTGCAGTTTCTAGAATTTATTTAGATAATTTTATGAACATGCAAAGTTCTTGGGTAACTCAAGGCTCTTATATTGGGCAAATGGCTTTAAAATTTGGAGCAAATGATTTAGGTTCAACTATGATGGAAGAGAATGTTGTTAAAGCAGCAGGAGCTTCAAATAGAATGAATCAAGATGAGATGATCAGGCTAATTAAGGATGTTGGTGAAAACCCAGCAAAAAGAAATACAGCATACGAGATTTTAGAAAGGTTCTAG
- a CDS encoding YggT family protein, with protein sequence MIDALLTSIFTVVLTIIFLYKWVIIISAVLSWVKPDPYNPIVQMLYRLTEPAYALIRKYIPTVFGGMDLAPIILIFALIFLETFLRSLAF encoded by the coding sequence ATGATAGATGCTTTATTAACATCAATTTTTACTGTAGTTCTAACAATTATCTTTTTATACAAATGGGTGATTATTATTTCAGCAGTATTATCATGGGTTAAGCCAGATCCATATAACCCAATAGTTCAAATGTTATATAGACTTACTGAACCTGCTTATGCATTAATTAGAAAATATATACCAACTGTATTTGGTGGTATGGACTTAGCGCCAATTATTTTAATCTTTGCATTAATATTTTTAGAAACTTTTTTAAGAAGTTTAGCTTTCTAA
- a CDS encoding sirohydrochlorin chelatase gives MKTLVIVAHGSRLQQSNDEVINFTNKLKELNKNEINIKSAFLELTKPSITECIEEIINNDKCSEIQVLPYFLAEGKHVKVDIPNELEQLRINNKNIKIELLPHLGKFDGLAKFILTSLED, from the coding sequence ATGAAAACATTAGTAATTGTTGCTCATGGTAGTAGATTACAGCAGTCAAATGATGAAGTAATTAATTTTACAAATAAATTAAAAGAATTAAACAAAAATGAAATAAATATTAAATCTGCTTTTTTAGAATTAACTAAGCCAAGCATAACAGAATGTATTGAAGAAATAATAAATAATGATAAATGTTCTGAAATTCAAGTTTTACCCTATTTTCTAGCAGAAGGAAAACACGTTAAAGTGGATATTCCAAATGAGCTTGAGCAGTTAAGAATTAATAATAAAAATATTAAAATAGAACTATTGCCTCATTTAGGTAAGTTTGATGGTTTAGCAAAATTTATTTTAACTAGTCTTGAAGATTAA
- the gltX gene encoding glutamate--tRNA ligase: protein MLRFAPSPTGDMNIGDLRVAILNYIVSKQLNEGLIVRIEDTDGEKIIEGKDKEILQILSLFSIDYERAVHQSDSLKYHQKMVMQLLAKKKAFSCFCGDAKLKELEEEAKANGKANKYDGFCATLSDETILNTNSPFTIRIKESKEDINFVDSIKGELNYSTSDMDSFIILNHDKTPTANYAAAVDDMILDISTVIRDEKHISNTANQIFIRKSLGYDKEISYAHLSSITNSDITVQSLIDDGFIPSAIANYLVLLGNETPSEIFTLEEAIEWFDIKNISKESVNFDMNKLKAINKIHLEKFDDMRLSKILGFADTDIGKLGKILLNESSTIKEIKSKIDLIFAPKITCEGFEKEFVELKLCIQDAPYLDNYMELEKYLIEKTGFKNENLLKPLKYILTGREDGAEISEIYPLIKNYLGEIAK from the coding sequence TTGTTAAGATTTGCACCAAGTCCAACAGGTGATATGAATATTGGTGACCTAAGAGTTGCTATTTTAAACTATATTGTATCAAAGCAATTAAATGAAGGTTTAATTGTAAGAATTGAAGATACTGATGGTGAAAAAATTATTGAAGGTAAAGATAAAGAAATATTACAAATATTAAGTCTTTTTTCAATTGATTATGAAAGAGCCGTACATCAAAGTGATTCATTAAAATACCATCAAAAAATGGTAATGCAATTATTAGCTAAGAAAAAAGCATTTTCTTGTTTTTGTGGTGACGCTAAACTTAAAGAGTTAGAGGAAGAAGCTAAAGCTAATGGTAAAGCAAACAAATATGATGGTTTTTGTGCTACATTATCTGATGAAACAATTCTTAATACAAATTCGCCTTTTACAATTAGGATTAAAGAATCGAAAGAGGATATTAACTTTGTTGATTCAATAAAAGGCGAATTAAACTACTCTACTTCTGATATGGATTCTTTTATTATTTTAAATCATGATAAAACTCCAACAGCAAATTATGCTGCTGCTGTTGATGATATGATTTTAGATATTTCAACTGTTATTAGAGATGAAAAACATATTTCAAATACTGCTAATCAAATTTTTATTAGAAAATCTTTAGGATATGATAAAGAGATAAGTTATGCTCACTTATCAAGTATTACTAATAGTGATATTACAGTTCAGTCTTTGATTGATGATGGTTTTATTCCTAGTGCTATTGCAAATTATTTAGTATTACTAGGAAATGAAACACCTAGTGAAATATTCACTTTAGAAGAAGCTATAGAATGGTTTGATATTAAAAATATTTCAAAAGAATCTGTTAACTTTGATATGAATAAATTAAAAGCTATTAACAAAATTCATTTAGAAAAATTTGATGATATGAGATTATCAAAAATTTTAGGATTTGCTGATACTGATATTGGTAAATTAGGAAAGATTCTTTTAAATGAATCGTCTACAATTAAAGAAATTAAATCAAAAATTGATTTAATCTTTGCTCCTAAAATCACTTGTGAAGGTTTTGAAAAAGAATTTGTAGAATTAAAACTTTGTATTCAAGATGCACCTTATCTTGATAATTATATGGAACTTGAAAAATATCTTATAGAAAAAACTGGTTTTAAAAATGAAAATTTATTAAAGCCATTAAAATATATTTTAACAGGTAGAGAAGATGGCGCAGAAATTTCTGAAATTTATCCATTGATCAAAAACTATTTAGGAGAAATTGCAAAATGA
- a CDS encoding endonuclease — translation MKKTLIMLLIITSFINATSFSKSKKILTKKIYYDNQNTFYCNNPYKQQKVNKRYKTLIIPNDDFYTPRKKYYKSGKINTRAKRVEWEHVMPAYNFGRQLKCWQNGGRKACKKDKLFKKMEADMHNLVPAIGEVNANRSNYRYGAGSPKVGQYGKCMVQVDFKGKKAYVSDDIKGDIARIYFYMSERYNVKLSKRDIKMFKIWNKQDPISKWEKIKNKRVYKLQGNKNRFIN, via the coding sequence ATGAAAAAGACCTTAATAATGTTATTAATTATAACATCATTTATAAACGCAACATCGTTTAGTAAATCAAAAAAGATTTTGACTAAAAAAATATATTACGATAATCAAAATACTTTTTATTGTAATAACCCATATAAACAACAAAAAGTAAATAAGAGATATAAAACTCTTATCATTCCTAATGATGATTTTTATACTCCACGAAAGAAATATTATAAATCTGGGAAAATTAATACTAGAGCAAAAAGAGTTGAATGGGAACATGTAATGCCTGCTTATAACTTTGGAAGACAACTAAAATGTTGGCAAAATGGAGGTAGAAAAGCTTGTAAAAAAGATAAACTATTCAAAAAAATGGAAGCAGATATGCATAATTTAGTTCCAGCAATTGGGGAAGTAAATGCAAATAGATCTAATTATAGATATGGAGCCGGTAGTCCAAAAGTAGGGCAGTATGGTAAGTGTATGGTGCAAGTTGATTTCAAAGGAAAAAAAGCTTATGTTTCAGATGATATAAAAGGTGATATTGCAAGAATATATTTTTATATGAGCGAAAGATATAATGTAAAATTATCAAAAAGAGATATAAAAATGTTTAAAATTTGGAATAAACAAGATCCTATAAGTAAATGGGAAAAAATAAAAAATAAAAGAGTTTACAAGCTACAAGGGAATAAGAATAGATTTATTAATTAA